The DNA segment CTCCTCCAGAGGATGACCGATGAGCAGGTCTACGGAGTAGCTGAAAAGTTCGCCGAGCCCTACCTGAGGCTGGCCGCCAGCATAAGGGACATCAGTGGGATTCCCAAGCAGATACTCGAAAACGAGCCGGTTTACGGCCACTACACCTACGGCGAGATAGTTGAGGGGCTCTACAGGATTCTCCTGGAGATAAAGAAGCTCGGCCGCCTTCCGGTCGTCAACTTCGCCGCCGGAGGAGTTGCCACACCTGCTGATGCCGCCCTGATGATGGGGATGGGTATGGACGGCGTCTTCGTTGGGTCGGGAATCTTCAAGAGCTCCCGGCCCGAGAAGATGGCGAGGGCCATAGTTGAGGCCGTCAACCACTGGGATGAACCCGATGTCCTGGTCGAGATAAGCAGGGAAATCGGCGAGCCGATGCGAGGCAGGGACATTGAAGAGCTGGAGGTTCGCCTTGAGGAGAGGGGCGTTTGATCTCTTTTCCTTCCCTTTTCAATGAGGTGGTGGGAATGGTTAAGGTAGGCGTTATAGGCCTTCAGGGCGACGTCAGCGAGCACATCGAGGCGAGCAGGAGGGCTTTGGAGAACCTCGGGGTTTCCGGAGAGGTCATCTGGCTCAGGAAGCCGGGGCAGCTGGAGGGAATTTCCGCAATCATAATCCCCGGCGGCGAGAGCACGACGATATCGAGGCTCATGGTGAAGAACGGCCTTTTTGAACCCATCAAAGAGCTCGGCGAGAAAGGTCTGCCCATAATGGGCACCTGTGCCGGTCTAATAATGCTCTCGAAGGAGGTAACCGGTGCAACGCCAGAGCAGAGGTTCCTCAAGTTGCTCGACGTTCGCGTTAATAGAAACGCCTACGGCAGGCAGGTGGACAGCTTCGAGGCACCGATAAAGCTGGCCTTCAGCGACGAGCCCTTCCCCGGCGTCTTTATCCGCGCCCCGAGGATAGTAGAACTCCTCAACGACAAGGTGAAGCCGATAGCATGGCTCGGCGACAGGGTCGTTGGAGTCGAGGCCGGCAACGTAATCGGGCTGGAGTTCCACCCGGAGCTGACTGATGACACAAGGGTTCACGAGTACCTCCTGGAGAAGGCGATATAATCTGAACATTTCTTCATCAATTTCTTCCAGAAAGCTTTTTATCTTTGCCATTCAAATGTTTATTGGTGGTGTTGTGGACGAACTTAGGACTGTCGTCTGTCCCTACTGCGGGTTTGGCTGCAGGCTTCTCGTTGACACCAGAACAATGAAAGTAAAGCCTTACGGTGGCGAGCCCAACAGGGGCAAGCTCTGCCCCAAGGGTCTCCACGCAACAGAGTTCGTTCTTTCCGGGGACAGGCTCAGGCGCCCCCTGAAGCGTGAAGGCTCTAGAATGAGGCCAATAAGCTGGGGGCAGGCCATCGAGGAGATAGCGGGCAAGCTCCTCGAAATCCGCGAGCTGTACGGTGCTGACGCTGTAGCGTTCATGGCATCGTCCAAGGTGAGCAACGAGGAAAACTACCTCCTCCAGAAGATAGCGAGGCTCTTCGGCACCAACAACATAGACAACTGTGCCCGCCTCTGCCACGAGGCGAGCGTCCACGCCCTCAAGATGACCGTCGGCGCGGGGGCGCAGACCAACCCCTACGAAGACCTTGAGGGGTTCGGGGCAATACTCATCTGGGGCTACAATC comes from the Thermococcus thioreducens genome and includes:
- the pdxT gene encoding pyridoxal 5'-phosphate synthase glutaminase subunit PdxT, producing MVKVGVIGLQGDVSEHIEASRRALENLGVSGEVIWLRKPGQLEGISAIIIPGGESTTISRLMVKNGLFEPIKELGEKGLPIMGTCAGLIMLSKEVTGATPEQRFLKLLDVRVNRNAYGRQVDSFEAPIKLAFSDEPFPGVFIRAPRIVELLNDKVKPIAWLGDRVVGVEAGNVIGLEFHPELTDDTRVHEYLLEKAI